One window from the genome of Diabrotica virgifera virgifera chromosome 6, PGI_DIABVI_V3a encodes:
- the LOC126886176 gene encoding uncharacterized protein LOC126886176, translating into MANSLSARTFSVSNLQLRTRLTPIKSELGLPLRGRKGPKKLVLTIAMLNVRSMTGKGRELVEFIEIRTIGVLYQQETCWKGNKSRDLEDGCKLLWSRNGVGIILNNWKEGFL; encoded by the coding sequence ATGGCGAACAGTTTAAGTGCTAGGACGTTCTCTGTAAGCAACCTGCAGTTACGGACTCGCTTGACTCCCATAAAAAGTGAACTAGGGTTACCCCTTAGAGGACGGAAAGGGCCAAAGAAGCTAGTCCTGACAATTGCAATGCTCAACGTCAGAAGTATGACAGGTAAAGGACGAGAGCTCGTCGAATTCATAGAGATCCGAACGATTGGTGTGCTTTATCAGCAAGAAACTTGTTGGAAAGGTAATAAGTCGAGAGATCTTGAAGATGGATGCAAGTTACTATGGAGCAGAAATGGAGTGGGTATTATTTTGAACAACTGGAAGGAAGGGTTTCTATAA